The genomic window ttcctgctacagccgctcaaacaagcgccggcgggactgcctgctccctcctccccgcggccggctgtgctgctgcgcaggcctcaccgccccatcgtactcccatcacgggcctagccatccctctactcacccacagtcccacaccttctgttattctccggcgacggcagacgaaccagtaaaccctcgtacagtcgtactcccctccgcatgggaaacaactgccgagtcttccctgcctccatgtcgttcccttcctaggcctcgccgtcgtccatggccctggtgctctcggcgtggcgtggtcaacgtggtcaacgaccgacatgcatctaaagtggactgtacgtggagaggctgacagctgggtccacggccgcacgcaaggaaatgcctccttattatgcgcaaaataatgattcctccacctgacatttgggacccaccgaaagggctctgtatttcgcaaaaaaacattactgccgctgacagctcggacccaccagctatatcttcgcacgcaaggaagtgcctccttattatgccccaaaaaaaagaatactccccatacgatgtccactaagttgacggggcctactaagttgatggggacaaagggctttgttaacttagtcaatatgcacgattctagctcgactgaccgtacgatgtccatccaacggccgtagtgcttcttcaacctctggtcttcttgcttcggccgcccaaagcagcgccggtcgtgccgcctgctcctgcctcccgtggctggctgtgctgccgcggaggcctcaccgcctccatactactcccaccgctggccaggccatccctccactccactcgcccacaccccctgttattctgcggcgacggcagcgcagccgaaccagtgaaccctcatactcctctctgcgtgggcatccactgccgcgtcttccccggctccgcgtcgtccccttcctaggcctcgccatcgtccaccgtcgtggtgctctcggcgcggcgtgatcaatgtagtcaacgaccgaattccatcggaagaatactgtacgtgaagaggctgacagctgggtccacggcagccgcaaggaagtgcctccttattacgcggaaaataattattcctccacctgacagcaaggacccaccggatgggccaccagtatttcgtgaaaaaaagtttgcccctgactgctgggacccacccgacgggccaccgtatttcccgaaaaaaatgttccccctgctgtcagctcggacccaccagaagtgcctccttattacgcacaaaaaaatgaataccccctgctagctgggacccaccttggtgggaggccgacttgtgggcctactaagttgacggggacggagggctttgtcaacttagtcaatataaacgattctagctccagtgaccgtacgatgtccatccaacggccctagtgcttcttcaatctctggtcttcttgctccagccgcccaaagcagcgccggtcgtgccacatgctcctgcttcccgtggccggatgtgctgccgcggaggcctcaccgccccctactattcccaccgcttgccaggccctgtgcgacggcagcctcgcaccgcagccgaaccagtgaaccctcgtactcctctccgcgcgggcttccactgccgcatcttccccggctccccgtcgtccccttcctaggcctcgccgtcgtccaccgccctggtgctatcggcgcggcatggtcaatgtggtcaaggaacaacttccatcggacgtggactgtatgtggagaggctgacagctgggtccacggccgcagcaaggaagtgcctccttattatgcggaaaatcaTTATTCCtacacctaacagcggggacccaccggacggaccaccgtatttcacgaaaaaacgtttcccccttgactgctgggacccaccaactgcaccttcgcacgcaaggaagtgcgtccgggcaaaaaaaacgatccgcccccctgactgctgggacccactagctacatcttcgcatgcaaggaagtgcgtccgaaaaaaacgattcgccccccctgactgctgggacccaccagctacatcttcgcacgcaagaaagtgcgtccgggcaaaaaaacaaaacgattcgcccccctaactgctgggacccaccagcgacatcttcgcaggcaaggaagtgcctgacagtcgggacccacctggtcgaagcgtacgtagcgttgtcattctggtcgcgaacgtgtaggtacatactggtcgatgtagaggcgtgcacgtgttgtagtagaggcgcgcacgtgtcgtagtagaggcgcgcacgtagcatgtacacgtacatacagcggcaagggtgcaagaaagaaaatacggccacgtacgtacatacgggcagggtctcgaacgcctactcgcgcatacgtacatggctgggtcagaacggagaaacagcgttgtcgtcgtgttcatggggagccaaccggctgggtcagaacggaatgcgtggtcgtgttcatcgggagggcttggacggaacaggcgatggaaacgaggcctggcataccgcacaacggaggaaatggacctcctacgttcggaacagggtcctattgatcgggaggggtgtggcgtaccgcaaaacggaggaaatggacctcctacggtcgaaacgggggtcctgttgatcaggaggggtgtggcataccgcaaaacggacgaaacggacctcctacgatcgaaatgggggtcctgttgatcgggaggggtgtggcgtaccgcaaaacggacgaaacggacttgtgttgcagcgctacggtcgaaacgagggtcctgttcattgggaggggtgtggtgtaccgcaaaacgggactccgcgggatactgttcatctccaccgttgacctcctccagcctccacgggctcctgttcatccagcctccaccgcgcgctactccaccagctactgttcaaccacccctccaccttctactgttcatccagccctccatcatctactgttcatccagccctccaaaccacggggtcctattcaaccacccctccacagccaCCCCTCCACNNNNNNNNNNNNNNNNNNNNNNNNNNNNNNNNNNNNNNNNNNNNNNNNNNNNNNNNNNNNNNNNNNNNNNNNNNNNNNNNNNNNNNNNNNNNNNNNNNNNNNNNNNNNNNNNNNNNNNNNNNNNNNNNNNNNNNNNNNNNNNNNNNNNNNNNNNNNNNNNNNNNNNNNNNNNNNNNNNNNNNNNNNNNNNNNNNNNNNNNNNNNNNNNNNNNNNNNNNNNNNNNNNNNNNNNNNNNNNNNNNNNNNNNNNNNNNNNNNNNNNNNNNNNNNNNNNNNNNNNNNNNNNNNNNNNNNNNcaacgctcactgtttatccaatcgatcggcttcagttagcagcagtagcgaaggaatcgctccatcgggttcagttaacagccatcgatcgatcgctcgggttcagtaacgcatagcctgtagtgcaatcgctcgggttcagttagacgccaacgccttgctcaggttcagttagagccaacgccttgcacacacgcgcatacgtgtacgagagaaacgcgcatcgctcgacccccgacctcccaccgtaatcggcaactcctcgaaattttcctcccctcgcttataccatggttttttccgtcatggacggcccaaagaatgtcatgcaactgcgtctccggcccgcccaggacgaaaagcccattttatgtcatgattttttgtcatataagtaggagcccaccacatctatgatgataccgggttttgtcacaattatcgtcacagaagtgtcatatgtatgatagaaaataaattcgttcggcccaaaatgtcatggatgtgtcttttttttgtagtgtcaacttCTGCCTTGAAAGTATACAACAGTTGAAATGAGTCAATTCACTTACCATAGATGTTGTCAAGTGCCATTTGTTTCCCATAGAACACTCTCATGTATGGCACCTCCAGGCCATACTTTTTCTTCAGGTTCTTCTGCAACTGTCTAACTCCAACCTCTGAATCCTCTAAAATGCAGTTCTTAACAGCATCACCATCCCATCTGCTCTTAGCTGACTTCGGCCTTTTCCTTCTGTTGACACTTGGACAAGTATGAGCAGTCTTGTTCACTTTGACCTGCAATTATGGAAGCTGAAATGCATGTTAGGACATATGTGGTGcaatagataattgaaataaaatttCCATGTAACTATGCATGCATCCAGTGTTACTAACTTAAGTTAATACCTGAAAAAGTGTGATATGCCTCATTAAAGAGGCATGCATCCTCCACCTACACCTCTTATAAGCACAATGAACAGTCGACCTGGTAGGATCACTTTTGTCTATTACAAATTCACTTTGAGTCTTTATTGAGAAAGTGGCTAGTGCATTCATATAGTCTAAAGCACTGGAAAATATAGTTCCTTCTTTTAGAGAAGGATCATCTCTGTTGTACTGCACATCTGGCCTTGCATCATCTGAATCCTCACTGTATCCCATGTCCATGTCCTCCTCCAACTCATCTTCATCTGGCTCATCAAACATTCCTTCTGGTGGTGGAATATAATCTTATTCCCCCTCCTCATCATTCTTTTTGGCCTTCTGCCTTGTAACAAATTGTGGGGAAAGCCTTTCATCCTCATCATCTGTAGGCCAATCATCAGGAAGTCCTTCTTCAATATTTGGATCAGCAAAATCTATGCTACTAGTAGGACCTGCATGACTAGGAACTTGCACTGTTGGTGTTCCTGGTACCTGCATAGAGCTCTCTCCTGCATTTGCAACTCTGTTCTTACTAAACTCGGGTTGTGAATTGTTAATAGTTATTTTTCTCCCCCTGGATTGATGGTTTCTGCCTCTAGAACTAGTAGATTGTGATCTTATTCCACTTCTTTTTGTCTATCCTCTTTTTCTCTGTATAAAATTGATCTCTAATTTGATTGGGACCCAAGCATGTGTTGTAAACATTTTTCCTAGCTCATCATCACATTGGACTGGGACCCAAACATCACTATAAATGTCCCAGTACCTGAATTCTGCTGCATCATGTACTCCCGAGAGGTATTTAGAAAAAATCAGATATCTAAATTGTTCAAACTTCAGTGTGCTCTCCACAACCAAAGGAAATGAGAACTTGTTTCCCCTGCTTTTGTACCAGCGGGAACTAGTAGTGTCGTTTGCATCCTACAATCCAGACAAATATGTCCCACCCTATGGATAATCATGGAAAACAGGAAAAAAACGCACCAAATTAGCACTACAAACACAGAACCAACAAATACAAGTACAATAACTAAACAAAACAAAGAACATGCTTCAGATCTGAAACAAAGGACTTACCCAAGCGATGCATCCATCGCTGGCGTTGTGCTCCGTTGTTGGCCGTCGCCGCCGCAAGCACTGTCACCCTCCATCCGCAGCATAGCAGCATACGGAGTCGGACCAATGGAATCTCCACCGCGGCCGCCATTGATCTGGAGATTGCTTGCCGGAGATCGaaggcgctagggttagggttaggttatGCTATAATTTGGGGGAAGAGAGAGCGTGCGGGTCAAGCGAGAGAATGATAGATAAATGCATTGAACAGATAAGATTGGATCAGAGGCAAATATGTCAAATTGACGGCGAGTTAGCGGTCAAACAGCCTTGACCGGACGGAAACGGCACGaaggggcatttctataagtggaaTCTGAGTAAGGGATCCAGttaggggcatagatgtaaatgtccctggATTATATGGCTAGGAAAAATTGGCTAGGTCTTCAAAACTTCAATCCGCAACAATGGGATGGAGCGCTATCGATAAACCATTGGTTAAGAAATCTTATATCCAGTCAGCATGGATCCCCAAAGGAAGACCATGGCTTCTCTTATTATGCTCAACTTGTGGAGGCTTTGAGATGAGTGGAATGATAGAGTGGTTAGGAATACCTTCACCTTGCAATCGAGCATCCTCGCCAAAATTAAGTCGCGGGAGGCAAATAGATGTATCATGGGGGATAAATTTTTGGGGAGTAACCCATTCCTCTCGGACTAGTCCCGAATCAAAACCAAGATTTGGTTTGTGAGATTGAACATTGGGTCTTGGCATCACATGGCTCAAGGACACAAACATCAGAGAAGGGGCTGACCAGAGGAGCGAGGAGGAGCATGACTGTATGTGTCCCTCTTCTCAATCTCTTAGTGGTGTGTGGAGGAACCAACTTTATATGCTGGTCCAACACGCCCTCTACttgcaaggtgggactaaactttcttGCTTTCTTTGTCATGGATGGATGTGCCATATGGGCCTCTAGGATTTTTCTAGGAATTATTATAAAACATGAATGGGCTAGGCCAATAATTCCAAAAGTTAGATTATGCATGTCAATCATGTTACAACACAAGATGTGCATGTCATTTAACCATGTTGAAGGGAACGAAAGTGCTGGTGATGACATGTGTTTTGGATCTAGCTTGTGGGGAGGCCATTGCGTGTCGGTAAGCTTTATGCTTGGCTCGAGATCAAGACATCGACCTGATGGTGATTGCCTTTAATTACTCAGGTGCTACCCGAAGTATTGTGGATGGGAGTCTTGGTAAAAGCGCCATGATCATCTAAGAGATTATAGAGATGAAGAAGGCTTTTCCTAAAGTTGTCTTTAAGCATGAAGTTAGAGAATCAAATGTAGACGCTCATACTATTGGTAGAAGCTGATTAGATCTTATCCCAGGCCAGACATGTTTGGCTTTTGGAGCCTCGGCTGTGTGAACTCTTCCATTAATTAATAAAGTAGTTGTTTGTTTTTCATAAAAATAAAGTTGAAGGGAATGAAATTTACTCGAGCATAAAAGAGCAAACGTTGTTGATGGTGCTCCTAACCATAACTAAAGAGTAAAAGGTGCACCAATCAACGTTATCATATCACACGGGGAGGAGGAAGGCTAGACCATGCATTGTGGGATGCAACAAAAGTTGTTGTCAACTCAGACAACTAGGATATAATACAAAGCATGCAAAAAGGAGGAAGGTGTTTTGGAGCAGCTGTTGTGGTGTTTGACGATTGCTATTATgagcatgcttggatacgttttagtcccatgactaaaagtagtgggactaaaacttgctagtctcacccatgcttggatccaaatactaaagagactaaaatctagttattgagcatttattatcctccaaaccctccaatccagaactaaggagaggaattaaatgaggagagaaagagctaatacatattttagtaggtttcccatgactaaaagattttagcctcaagactagtcctagcctctctttagtcaggggtgcttgaaactttagcctctaaaagagactatttttagtcagactaaaaatagtcccttgtatccaagcaccctctatatCATGCGAGTTCCCAAAAGTTCTTTTTGAGCATTGTAATATAGATGCTAATATCATAGTCCACGAGATTACGAGCATGTCTTCGAGGTCTCCTTGTAATAAGTGATTTGAAGGACCCTAGGAAAATCACCCCTCACctcttaggctggtcacaatggggaagaacataagctagtaacttcacactttcctagactatgttactaccttcatagtgggtaggaacatctatgtagtgtcatgcaacgatgtatttattaagttatagactcattgtttcttgaagtgtgtgatgttccggtaacttagctagttaccacaagcacctctctcttcattaaatacgtgccacataagcaaaattgtattggagtgtgtgatgttacttctaagttcctccccactgtgaccagccttaAAGGATGTAACCTTGTTATCACATGAATAAAGAGGGATGTTGGTGTTATGGAAAAAAGTGCACCTATCAACGTTATCCTTGGGACATGACTCGCCCCGTACAATGCGATATTATGTGGATGCGTGCTAAACTAGAGATAATTAATATAGATTAGAGGGGTGCAAAATTTCAAAAATGCATTACTTTCAAACCGACCATCCATATTGAATTTCACTTTTTCACCGTTACGTCCATCGTGacaagatcttcgaaactagatcccacatGAGTACATTGCAacacattttttgaaaaattaacTTTGTCTCAAAAGGTACGTTCCTATACAAATGTGCTTTTTCTAGAATGGCCTGATAAATTAAGAATTGATTTGATTAAAAACATTTTTTAATTGCATCTCAGCAAAAATGGCCACTAAACTCCTCCTTCGCAGTCTTCGCCCAGGGAGGGAgagtggggggagggggggttgcaGTAATTTTAGAAAAATAATTGTGTTACAAAAATCAGGTTTCTGCTGCAAACATAATTTTTCATCACAAACCGAGAAGCCTAACACATGCTATCATTGCTGGAGGTAAAAAGCAAGTTCCTCGAATATAGTTCCTTCCCTGCATTAAATGGCCACCATACATTTTTTTTCATCGCATATGCttgtttcttttttctaaaacaTAGTACCTCCGAGCGATTGATCCGATATATCATCTTAAGGTTTACGAAGTTATCATTCGTAGTCAATGAAAACTTAGTGATAAATGCAAGTTTGTGTTAGGAACCAGTACTTTTCTATATATCAATGCAAAGCTAAAAAAATGTATTAAAATGCCTTTACCAATGTGTCGGCAATTCTATACTTGCCATAACTTAAAAATAGTCAAGTTATTGATTTGTGAGGGAAAAGAAAATTTATACCATGATTTTTTTTCTCGGGATGTGCGTTGAAATGCGACCTGTATAAAAAAGACAAATTCGTGATCTAGGAGGATGAATAatatcatgtgttaaaaagcctcAAATCTGTCTTTTTTGCACATCCCTCATTTCAATGTATTTCGTCCTAAAAATTTACACACTTGTGCACTATGCCTTCATCTATCTTTGTATTTTTTTCCAAAGTTTTTTGAGATATAGATTATGAATTTTTACGAAATTTGATTTTTGCATTTGGGggtctccatggagctcggcctccaaaagcaaTTTGCGCTATTGTATATTTTTTTCGTCTAATTGCTCCAACTGCTCCAATTTCTGTTCTTTCATGCACctgcttttcttttttcttttttttttgagggaaatgcACCTGCTTTTCTAATGGCTTTACCTTTATGTGCGTAATAAGGTGAGCCTTACAGTTCAAATAGGAATATCACGTATTTATTGTGAGATACGGGCCGGCTACAAGAGGTGGTCTCATTCTCAACGACAAAGAGGCCGAGATAGCGAGAGCACGTGTGCACGGGAGCGTTTTGAATATCCGGGGCTTCATTAGTTAACTATGAccatgaccacacacacacacacacacataagtaTATAGCCTGCAGTATATACGTAACGCACGGAAGCTAGTCTCTGTCAGGCGGCTGGTCGCTGGCTAGTTCTCGAAGCTGCAGAGGCGGTCGGTGGCGAGCCTGCCCTTGTGGGTGCTGCTCTTGTACTCCTTCCAGGTGAACTCCCTGTAGCGGCTCCGGCCGCCGTCCCCTAGCAGCTGGCGCAGCGGCGCCAGCCTCTCGCCGAACGGCGGGCCCCCGAAGAAGATCGTGGACACCCTCGGCCTCTCGCTGCTCACCACCACCCTGTGCCTCACGCTCCTGAACCTCCCGTTCGTCAACACCTGCATGCACGAGGACCAAATTAATACGATGCGTTGCACCTGAAACTAGTCTCTGCGTAGTAGTAATACTAGTGTCTTAttaattcatgcatgcatatgcatgctcgcATTATCAGCATTCATCATGCCAGGGTTTTCACGTGCAGGGCTCAAGGGGGCGGGCCCTGTACTGTACACGACTGCGTGCTGGCCGTATGCATGCACATACAGTGCTATATATGTAGCCTCGTGCTGCACTGCTGCTGCCCTTGTTTGATGTGGACACTCGAGAGAAGGCTCGAGACCGGGCACTGATCATTATTGACTCGATCTCGTTTGCTCGCCTGGAGATCCATGCACCCCCACAGTAAAAGTGAcgtgcaacagcagtagcagcatcTAGAGTAGCATGCACCGAACTTACGTCCTTGAGAGAAGTACTCCTACCGTGTAGGTGTAGGTGTAGGTGTAGGTGTAGCAGAGCAGGAGCAGCGCGACGTGTAGGGTGTACGTACCTGCAGGGCGTCGCCGACGTTGACGAAGAAGGAGTCGGCGTCGGGCGGCACGGCGGTCCAGGAGCCGTCGCGCGCGCAGATCTCCAGCCCGGACGTGCCGTTGGAGCGGAGCACGGAGATGACCTGCGGGTCCGTGTGCTCGCCGAACCCCGTCAGGAGGCGGCCCTGCAGCTCCGGCCGCGGCGGGTAGTGGTTCACCCGGACCATGCTGTCGCTCTCCGCGTCCGACACCAGCCGCGACAGCGCGTCCGCCGGCGCGACCCCCAGCCCCTCCGCCATCAGCTCCAGCACGCCGCACGCCatccgccgcaccgccgccgcgtACTCCTCCAGAAGATCCCTGACAACAAAAAAAAGACCACCAAAATATCACTCAATGCATTTCTCGGCGACACCGATTAATGAATGATGTCAAAAGAGATGCGGATAGAGATGGGGCGCGGCGGTGTGGAGTGCAAACGGCAGCACGTCACCGGAGCGGCAGAAAGGCAGCGTACGTACGTAGCTGGACGGGCGGCGCGTCGACACGGATGCGCGGCGACGCCGACACGTGCGAACGGAGCAGCACGGCAAGTAGAGAGTGATCGAAAGGAACGGGCCGACCGTTACGTCGCCGCCGCACGTGAGTCAAACGTTAAAGATTCGCCGCCTCCGTACGTCGGCCGCGATAAATAGTGAAGCTCCACGCGGCCACGAAAGGCCGACCTTATCCACGGAAATTCTCCTTATATTTTCAAATTTGCTTTTCAGGAACTCTAAACTATTCAACGAAAAAAAATCCCACAGCTTCGTGTTTTAGGGACCTGGCAAATTGACTGGTGTTGCTAGCTAAGATTCACTTTTGGTACACTTTAGGAGTTCAGGTAATGCTCTCCAACTGACAGTGATTGGACTGTTCGAACACGCATTTTGAGCAGAGCAGATCATGAGAGGGCGGGAAGAAAAACGTGGCGTGGCATGtgtgcatgtgcatgtgcatgtgtttGTCAGCGGAGGGAGGGGGTGCCGGTGCAGACGCGGAGGGCGCATGTAAAATGTACGCGTGCATGGGTGGCGAGCGAACGAACTCACCGCAAGGGGCAGGGGGGCTCGGACAGTGACGCCACGGCGGCGCCCGCGCACGGCAATGTCCAGGACGTGAAGGAGGCGGCGGGCAGCGCGCCGGCGGGGGTGACCCCCAGCATGACGTACTCGATCCACCCGAGGTCGCCGGAGACGCCGATCCGCTTGCTGCCGTACCCGAGCGGCCGGCCCGCGGCGGCCTCCTTCTCGGCCTGCGGCAGCGCGAAGAActccgccgcggccgcctccgcggcGCGCACGAGCTCCGGCGGCACCCCGTGGCCGGTCACCTTGAAGAAGCCCTGCTCCTCGCACGCGGACACCAGCGCGCGCGCCGCGGCCGCGCGgccgggccccggggcggcggacAGGTCGATCGCCCGGACGTGGGCCAGCGGCGGCTGCGCCGCCGGCAGCGCTATCTGCTCGAGCTCGCCCTTGGCAAGAACCACCATGGTCGGTCGGCTTCTTCTTCCTTGGTCTCGAGGAAACAGAGGAGAAAGCAGGGCAGGAAGGTTTGATCGAGCAAGCGCGAGAGCTCTTCGAGTCGAGTGATACGAGCCGAGCTCGTTGCCCTCTATTTATAGGCGCACCGGCCCGCCCGCCGGAAGTTTGGGTTGGTACAAGTACAGCCTCTGAATATTCCGCGCGCTCTGCCTGTGCACCT from Triticum aestivum cultivar Chinese Spring chromosome 3B, IWGSC CS RefSeq v2.1, whole genome shotgun sequence includes these protein-coding regions:
- the LOC101290665 gene encoding gibberellin 2-beta-dioxygenase 3, with the translated sequence MVVLAKGELEQIALPAAQPPLAHVRAIDLSAAPGPGRAAAARALVSACEEQGFFKVTGHGVPPELVRAAEAAAAEFFALPQAEKEAAAGRPLGYGSKRIGVSGDLGWIEYVMLGVTPAGALPAASFTSWTLPCAGAAVASLSEPPCPLRDLLEEYAAAVRRMACGVLELMAEGLGVAPADALSRLVSDAESDSMVRVNHYPPRPELQGRLLTGFGEHTDPQVISVLRSNGTSGLEICARDGSWTAVPPDADSFFVNVGDALQVLTNGRFRSVRHRVVVSSERPRVSTIFFGGPPFGERLAPLRQLLGDGGRSRYREFTWKEYKSSTHKGRLATDRLCSFEN